The proteins below are encoded in one region of Oncorhynchus tshawytscha isolate Ot180627B unplaced genomic scaffold, Otsh_v2.0 Un_scaffold_1341_pilon_pilon, whole genome shotgun sequence:
- the cbx4 gene encoding E3 SUMO-protein ligase CBX4, which translates to MKCSCSPTSVDCGYLSAYCLRARTQRECVCVRERGEGKRATERARRSEREEWWRDYSLVSYNWKITKGENAPSERRHQRISTFVRFKRIQARMELPAAGEHVFAVEGIEKKRIRKGKIEYLVKWRGWSPKYNTWEPEENILDPRLLVAFQNRERQEQLMGYRKRGPKPKHLLVQLPSFARRSSIPAGFEETSPEAENHLRSDPIQMHRSQPQQYQLNSKKHHQYQPSKQEVSADQLGNGKKKLFYQLNSKKHHHYQPDPNMYNTQSTRPKDMVKGQEPSPPTNPNPGWNLPPALQQKWVRDKNTGCLSKVKDVTVVEMKKAAVRVNEAESECALKPSPKEAALPSAVSSKMKIIKNKNKNGRIVIVMSKYMDGNKAGAAKGKHSSDLTGEEKPQHAEQSDMSKVQGTTNVPKEICNASSMPAAEHPKKHSPEDGHFSKPSPSTAEEYNTEVARGQADLPDDHPLQLTTNPTPSPWAMDTSLPTPSPMDQIRTLPTTNNDRKRKLSHPEEDRGACKKFLSSRSISVPSAVPTPPQDKPMDLHLIVPRRSSSSGYGYEITDTSTSQEEPMDLSCSRTRKQPEPEPVPEPEPEHKDPTAVVQESETTTTTTTTATATTEEAKEESVLMLSPFMGNIVITDITTNCLTVTFKEYVSV; encoded by the exons ATGAAGTGTTCTTGCAGCCCCACTAGTGTGGACTGTGGATATCTTTCTGCTTACTGCCTTCGAGCCAGGACCcagcgagagtgtgtgtgtgtgagagagagaggagagggcaagagagcgacagagagagcgagaaggagcgagagagaggagtggtggagggatTACAGTTTGGTTTCTTATAACTGGAAAATTACCAAAGGAGAGAACGCACCGAGTGAACGAAGGCATCAACGTATTTCAACGTTCGTTCGCTTCAAACGGATTCAAGCCAGAATGGAGCTACCTGCCGCGGGAGAGCACGTCTTTGCGGTGGAGGGTATCGAAAAGAAGCGCATTCGGAAG GGCAAAATAGAATACCTGGTAAAGTGGAGAGGGTGGTCTCCCAA ATACAACACATGGGAACCCGAGGAAAACATCCTTGACCCGCGCCTTCTCGTGGCGTTCCAAAACAG agagagacaggaacagttGATGGGATATCGTAAACGTGGACCAAAACCAAAACATCTCTTAGTCCAG CTTCCCTCGTTTGCACGGAGATCCAGCATCCCTGCTGGATTTGAGGAGACGTCTCCGGAGGCCGAGAACCACCTCAGGTCAGACCCGATCCAGATGCACCGCTCCCAGCCCCAACAGTACCAGCTGAACAGCAAGAAGCACCATCAGTACCAGCCCAGCAAACAGGAAGTCTCAGCGGACCAGCTAGGCAACGGGAAGAAGAAGTTATTCTATCAGCTCAACAGCAAgaaacaccaccactaccagcctgACCCTAATATGTACAACACCCAGTCCACCAGGCCCAAAGACATGGTCAAAGGTCAGGAACCCAGTCCGCCCACCAATCCCAACCCTGGGTGGAACCTGCCTCCGGCACTGCAGCAGAAATGGGTTCGCGACAAAAACACGGGCTGCCTGAGCAAAGTCAAAGACGTGACGGTGGTGGAGATGAAGAAAGCAGCGGTGCGTGTCAACGAGGCTGAGAGCGAATGCGCCCTGAAGCCCAGCCCAAAGGAGGCAGCCCTTCCCAGTGCTGTCAGCAGcaagatgaagatcatcaagaacaagaacaagaatgGACGCATTGTCATCGTCATGAGCAAGTACATGGACGGCAACAAGGCTGGGGCGGCCAAGGGTAAACACTCTTCAGACTTGACTGGAGAAGAGAAACCTCAACACGCTGAGCAGTCAGACATGTCCAAGGTACAGGGAACCACCAATGTCCCTAAAGAGATCTGTAATGCCAGTTCCATGCCGGCCGCTGAGCATCCCAAGAAACACTCTCCAGAAGACGGACATTTCTCCAAACCATCGCCCAGCACAGCTGAGGAATACAACACAGAGGTTGCGAGGGGCCAGGCGGACTTACCGGATGATCACCCCCTACAGCTAACCACCAACCCAACCCCTTCCCCCTGGGCGATGGATACTAGCCTCCCCACCCCTAGCCCTATGGACCAGATCCGGACACTCCCCACCACAAATAACGACCGCAAACGCAAGCTCTCCCACCCCGAGGAGGACAGGGGCGCGTGTAAAAAGTTTCTGAGCTCCAGGAGCATCAGTGTCCCCAGTGCTGTGCCCACTCCGCCCCAGGACAAACCCATGGACCTCCACCTCATTGTCCCCCGCCGGAGCAGCAGTAGCGGGTATGGGTATGAGATTACGGACACTAGCACCAGTCAGGAAGAACCTATGGATCTTAGCTGTTCTAGAACCAGAAAGCAACCTGAACCTGAGCCAGTGCCAGAGCCAGAACCGGAGCATAAGGATCCAACTGCAGTGGTACAGGAGTCAGAGacaacaacaacgacaacaacaacagcaacagcaacaacagaGGAGGCTAAAGAAGAGTCTGTCTTAATGTTATCTCCTTTTATGGGCAACATTGTCATCACTGACATCACCACGAACTGTCTCACGGTCACTTTTAAGGAATACGTTTCTGTTTAA